The genomic window CCCATTGCAGCCCCTGCAGTAGTTGCAACTGCATCTACCAACAACGCTTTACCTACATTAGGAACCTTCCCTTCTTCATCTAGCATATTAGCTCTTGAAGCTACTCCAACTAGTGTTCCTACTGTGTCAAAGAAGTCTACAAACAAGAATGTGCATACTACAGCTATAAAAGTTCCTATAGTTTCTTTACTTGTAATAAATCCAAAATCCAATTTCCCTGCTATTGGTGCAATACTTTCAAACTTAAACACACCACTTGGAAGATACATACCTAAATTCGCTGCTTCTTCTGGCTTTATAAATGCAAATCCCCAAGCTAATAATGTACTTATTAGAATACCAAACAAAATTGATCCTCTAACTTGTTTTTTATCTAATACAGCAATTACTACAACTCCTACTAAGGCAATAACTACTGCTGGAGTAAACTCTCCCATAGCAACTAATGTTGCGTCGTCATTAACAACTAGTCCACATCCGACTAAGCCTATAAAAGCTATAAATATACCTATTCCAGCTGTAACTGAATGTTTCATATTTACAGGAATTGCATTTACTACAGCTTCTCTTACCTTAAATAATGATAATAATATAAATATAATACCTTCAACAAAAACTGCTGTCAATGCCATTTCCCATGAAATTCCTTGTCCTAAAACTACTGAAAATGCAAAAAATGCATTAAGTCCCATACCAGATGCTAAAGCAAAAGGTAAATTAGCAAACAACCCCATTAAAATACATCCAAAAGCTGCTGATAAGCATGTGGCAGTAACTAAAGGTCCAGCTGGCATACCTGTCTCTGATAATATATTAGGATTAACTACAATGATATATGCCATAGTTAAAAATGTGGTTATTCCTGCTACAATTTCTTTTTTAAAATTAACATTTTTATTTGTCAGAATAGGTAATACCTGTTCTTTAATTGATAAGTTTTCCATACTTAACCTCCTAGAAATTAATAAAAAAAACGCAATGAGTTTATATATTAAAATAACTCATTGCGGAAATAGACATATATAATATATACTACATAAAACAACCTTTTATGTACATTATATAAAATAATCTATTTAATATTCGCACTCATAGTCAAGATATTTACGGTATCTTGGTAGAAACGTATGATCCTTATTATCATATTTATATGAGTTATTTCTGTTTACGAATATTATTATATATAATACTTCTTTTTGTGTCAATATAAACGTATAAATTTTTATTTATTTCAACGAACGTTCGATTTATTCAAAATGTTTCTCTATACTTTCTATAGATAAACCTGCCGATATAGCTAACATAAGTTTTATTCTAGCTTTTTGTCCTGGTAGAGTATCACCAAATATAACACCTAAATCTTTAAGCATTTTACCTCCACCTTCATATCCATATGATTCAAATACTCTTCCTTCAAAACATCTTGAAACAACAACAACAGGAATATTTTTTACTAATGCTTTCTTTATTCCTTCTATCATAAGAGGTGGGACATTTCCTCTTCCTAAAGCTTCTATAACTATTCCTTTAGATCCCTTCTCTAATGAAAATTCTATAAAATCAGAGTTCATTCCAGCTACACATTTTATAAGAGCTACGTCCCCTTCTATATTATTTACACTATAAGTACAGACTTTCTTTGTTTTTCTGTAAAATATAACATTATTATTATCAACAATTCCTATTGGTCCAAAATTAGGAGTTTTAAAAGCATTTAACGCCATGGAATTTGCTTTAGTAACTTCTGCCGCTGAATTTAACTCCCCATTAAAACATACTAATACTCCTCTCCCTTTTGAATCATCAGATATAGCTGTACAAATAGACGCTGCTAAATTTGAAGGTCCATCATAACCAAGTTCTGAACTGCTCCTCATAGCTCCTGTAATCACTACTGGCTTTTCTGTATCTAATGTTAAATCTAATAAATATGCTGTCTCTTCCAATGTATCTGTTCCATGTGTTACTACTACACCATCACAATCATCACTATCAATTAACCCTTTAATAAATTTACTAAGCTCTAGCATATTTTCTACAGACATATGAGGGGATGGCATACTAGAAAAGCTATATGATTCTATTTCTGCAAACTCCTCTATTCCAGTTACCATAGACATTATTTCTTCTCCTGTTAAACTAGGTACTGCTGCTTTTATTCTTTCGTCAACTTTCATTGAAATAGTTCCACCATTAAAAACTACTGCTATTTTTTTCATAATTCCTCCTATGTTAATACGATATATAAAAAAACTCTTGGTTTCCCAAAAGTTATTTATTGATTATAGGCAGGGCGGCGTATCCTGCATCTCTGTTTACTGCATCCAGCGCGTGAGGAGCCATTTCTCACCTCAATAATCTCAGTATTTAAAATCAATATATTTATTATACATTTTCAGTAAAAATCTTTCAACTCATTTAATATCTTCCCATTTAATAAGTTTTCAACTATATAATCTACTATCTATTTTCGCCTCAGTAATTGGATACATGGTTAATACTTGAATATAATCAGTATTATTATCAATTTCTATACCAACCAATATATTTCTATCTATTTTTTTTATAAGTTCAACTAAAATTTCTTCTTCAGTTGACTTATATATTCCAACATAATCTGGGTCTTCAATAACATTCTTCATAGTTTCAATTATATTATCCCTAACTTTTTTACTTAAATGTCTTCCATGCCTTTTTCTAATATGCTTAAGCACCCCTGGCGAAGCATAAATATTACCTGTGTATTTAAGCCCCAAAGATTCAGCCATTATTTGTTTAAAGTATCCAACTCTTTTATAGGTACAAAATCTTCTTTCCATAATACCCCTCAATTCTGCATACTGAACATAAGCAACAATTTTAAACACTTTTATTATATTGTATTCTATATAGCATATTAAATTGACTATTTTTATATTTTTATTTTATCACAAAAGAAAAGATTGTATTAAATACATACTGTATCTAATACAATCCTCTATTTCTAACTTATATTAAAGTATAATACAAATTAAACCACCGTTACCTTCATTAATAATTTTCTGAAGAGTTTTTTGTATCTTAACTTGTACATCCTCAGGCATTTTATATAATTTATTTTGTAGTCCTTCCTTAACTAAAACTTCAAGAGACTTACCAAACATATTACTTTGCCATAATGATGAAGGATCTTTATCAAATTGCTCCATTAAAGATTTAACAAGTTCTTCACTTTCCTTTTCAGAACCCATTATAGGACTTATTTCGGTTTTTATATTTGCTTTTATAAAATGTAATGAAGGTGCTGATGCCTTAAGCTTAACTCCAAATTTTGTTCCTTGTTTAACCATTTCTGGTTCTTCAAATTTCATTTCTGATAGTTGTGGAGCTACTAACCCATATCCAGTTTCTCTTACATCTATTAAAGCATCTTTAACTTTATCATATTCTTTTTTGGCAAAGTTAAGTTCTTTAATTAAAGATAATAAATCACTTTCTGACTCTACATCTAAATCACAAATTTCACTTAATATTTTATAGAATATTCCATCTTTTGGTTTCATCATTAACCTAGCAGTTCCTTCTCCTAAACTAACTTCTGTAATTTCAGTTGCCCCTAAGTACTCTTCATCTTTTAATAAACTTAAAGTTTTCTTTATGTCTCTAACTCTAAATATGTTTGTACACATTTCCTTAACTATGTTAAAGAAATCTTTTTTTAGCCAATGATCAGGTTCTAACTTTTCTACCCATGTTGGCATATCAATATTAATTTCCTTTACTGGGAATTCTTTAAGTACATGTTTTAAAATTTCTTCTATATCATCTTCATTCATATTTGCAATGTCCATAGTTTGAACAGTTACATTATATTTTTCTTCTAACTCCTTTTTTAATTGTCTAGTTTCAGGAGAATTTATATTTTTAGTATTAAGTACAATAATAAATGGCTTATTAATTGATTTTAATTCATTAATTACTCTTTCTTCTGCTTCTAAGTACTCATCTCTTTCTATCCCTGTAATACTACCATCAGTAGTTACTACAAGACCTATTGTTGAATGATCTGTTATAACTTTTCTTGTTCCTATTTCAGCTGCATCTTCAAAAGGTATTTCATAGTCATACCATGGTGTATTAACCATTTTAGCCTCATCACCATCCATATATCCTAATGCTCCTTTTACAATGTATCCTACGCAATCCACCATTCTAATTTTAAATTTTATATCCTCATCTACAGTTATTTCTACAGCTTCATTTGGTACAAACTTGGGTTCTGTTGTATGAATGCTTTTACCTGATCCACTTTGTGGTAACTCATCCTTTGCCCTTTCCTTTTTATAAGTATTATCAATCTTTGGTATTACCATAAGGTCCATAAATTTTTTTATAAATGTTGATTTACCTGTTCTAACTGGCCCCACAACACCTACATAGATGTCTCCTTGTGTTCTCTCAGCTATATCCTTGTATATATTAAAGCTGTCCACGTTATACCCTCCTAATTATTATTAACAGTATATATATATTCTGTTTTTAAAAAAAGTATACAACTTTCTAATAAAATTTATAAAATTTTTAGCAAGGCATATATTTCTTTTATAATAAGATTCTATTATAAAAAGATTTAAATATTCCAAGTTTTTATTTTAATTAGCAAAAAAACACCAGCTAATTACTGGTGCTTTTTACTAATAATATATCTCATCTTTTTTTGATCTACCCATAAGCTCTTTTACTGCTTCTTTAGGATCTTTACCTTTAAAAAGCACTTTATAAGCCACATCTGTTATAGGCATTTCAATACCAAGTTTTTCTTTTAATTCATAGAAAGCTTTGCAAGCTTTAATACCTTCAACTATCATACCAACTTCTTCTATAGCCTCATTAGAAGTTTTTCCAGTTCCTATTAAATATCCTGCTCTTCTATTTCTTGAATGTAAGCTAGTACAAGTAACTATTAAATCGCCCATTCCTGTAAGCCCTAAAAAAGTTTCTGGTTTGCCTCCTAGCTTCATTCCTATTCTAACTATCTCCGCCATTCCTCTTGTCATTAAAGCTGCTTTGGAATTATCCCCATATCCTATTCCATCACAAACTCCTGCTGCTAAAGCTATAATATTCTTTACAGCTCCACCTATTTCAACTCCAACTAAATCATCATTTGTATAAACTCTAAAATTTGAATTTATAAAAATATCTTGTACTTCTGCTGCCTTTTCCATATCTGTTGAAGACACAACTACTGTAGTTGGAATATTTAAAGCAACTTCTTCTGCATGACTTGGTCCTGACAATATAACTACAGGATTACTTGGTAATTCTTCTTTTATAACTTCTGAAAGCCTTAAATTAGTTCCCTGTTCTATTCCTTTAGCTATACTTATGATAGTAACATTTTCTTTAATTTTTCCTTTTAGCTCTTTAGATATACTTCTTATTACATGAGATGGAATAGCTAAAACTATAAACTCTGCTTCATTTAAAGCTAAATCTATATCATTATAGGCTGTGACATTCTTAGGTATTTTTAAATTTTTAATATATTTATCATTTCTTCTATTGTAATTAATATCATTAACTACGTGTTCATCTCTATCATATATCTTTATTTTATTACCTTTATCCGCAAGTAAAATTGCTAAGGAAGTACCAAAGCTACCGCCTCCTAAAAAAGTCACATTTCTCATAACTACTCTTTCCTT from Clostridium septicum includes these protein-coding regions:
- a CDS encoding PBECR3 domain-containing polyvalent protein → MERRFCTYKRVGYFKQIMAESLGLKYTGNIYASPGVLKHIRKRHGRHLSKKVRDNIIETMKNVIEDPDYVGIYKSTEEEILVELIKKIDRNILVGIEIDNNTDYIQVLTMYPITEAKIDSRLYS
- a CDS encoding asparaginase → MKKIAVVFNGGTISMKVDERIKAAVPSLTGEEIMSMVTGIEEFAEIESYSFSSMPSPHMSVENMLELSKFIKGLIDSDDCDGVVVTHGTDTLEETAYLLDLTLDTEKPVVITGAMRSSSELGYDGPSNLAASICTAISDDSKGRGVLVCFNGELNSAAEVTKANSMALNAFKTPNFGPIGIVDNNNVIFYRKTKKVCTYSVNNIEGDVALIKCVAGMNSDFIEFSLEKGSKGIVIEALGRGNVPPLMIEGIKKALVKNIPVVVVSRCFEGRVFESYGYEGGGKMLKDLGVIFGDTLPGQKARIKLMLAISAGLSIESIEKHFE
- a CDS encoding NCS2 family permease, translated to MENLSIKEQVLPILTNKNVNFKKEIVAGITTFLTMAYIIVVNPNILSETGMPAGPLVTATCLSAAFGCILMGLFANLPFALASGMGLNAFFAFSVVLGQGISWEMALTAVFVEGIIFILLSLFKVREAVVNAIPVNMKHSVTAGIGIFIAFIGLVGCGLVVNDDATLVAMGEFTPAVVIALVGVVVIAVLDKKQVRGSILFGILISTLLAWGFAFIKPEEAANLGMYLPSGVFKFESIAPIAGKLDFGFITSKETIGTFIAVVCTFLFVDFFDTVGTLVGVASRANMLDEEGKVPNVGKALLVDAVATTAGAAMGVSTVTTYVESSTGVAAGGKTGYTAIVTGILFLISMFFSPIFISIPACATAPALIYVGYLMLGAVKNINFDNITEGVPAFLTIITMALTYSIGDGLTVGILSYVIINVLYNVFFANKEEKVKISWVMISLAVIFILKIAFLG
- the spoIVA gene encoding stage IV sporulation protein A, whose protein sequence is MDSFNIYKDIAERTQGDIYVGVVGPVRTGKSTFIKKFMDLMVIPKIDNTYKKERAKDELPQSGSGKSIHTTEPKFVPNEAVEITVDEDIKFKIRMVDCVGYIVKGALGYMDGDEAKMVNTPWYDYEIPFEDAAEIGTRKVITDHSTIGLVVTTDGSITGIERDEYLEAEERVINELKSINKPFIIVLNTKNINSPETRQLKKELEEKYNVTVQTMDIANMNEDDIEEILKHVLKEFPVKEINIDMPTWVEKLEPDHWLKKDFFNIVKEMCTNIFRVRDIKKTLSLLKDEEYLGATEITEVSLGEGTARLMMKPKDGIFYKILSEICDLDVESESDLLSLIKELNFAKKEYDKVKDALIDVRETGYGLVAPQLSEMKFEEPEMVKQGTKFGVKLKASAPSLHFIKANIKTEISPIMGSEKESEELVKSLMEQFDKDPSSLWQSNMFGKSLEVLVKEGLQNKLYKMPEDVQVKIQKTLQKIINEGNGGLICIIL
- a CDS encoding NAD(P)H-dependent glycerol-3-phosphate dehydrogenase, yielding MRNVTFLGGGSFGTSLAILLADKGNKIKIYDRDEHVVNDINYNRRNDKYIKNLKIPKNVTAYNDIDLALNEAEFIVLAIPSHVIRSISKELKGKIKENVTIISIAKGIEQGTNLRLSEVIKEELPSNPVVILSGPSHAEEVALNIPTTVVVSSTDMEKAAEVQDIFINSNFRVYTNDDLVGVEIGGAVKNIIALAAGVCDGIGYGDNSKAALMTRGMAEIVRIGMKLGGKPETFLGLTGMGDLIVTCTSLHSRNRRAGYLIGTGKTSNEAIEEVGMIVEGIKACKAFYELKEKLGIEMPITDVAYKVLFKGKDPKEAVKELMGRSKKDEIYY